Proteins encoded by one window of Anaerolineales bacterium:
- a CDS encoding alpha-amylase, giving the protein MAAVNPQASTNGMDAVFVSMSDFIFGTLATDDLRLASLRQAAAGLLHDQTILPRDPKPQQPLTIHASAGPDAAVNDVFIHYTTDGSLPEIGGGTTRTVAAMRAGTTWDTFLWGYVRHYSGEIPGQPEGTILRYRLSGVTADGQRLWAQDSMKRGVFSVAVDRYRVPAWVQDAVIYHIFVDRFAPSYGREFASPQKLDGFFGGTLRGITEHLDYLADLGVNTLWLSPLMPSPSHHGYDSTNFRGIEPRYGTKSDLKALISEIHRRGMRILLDFVPNHTSNTHPFFESALANPESPYASYYTFTNHPDEYDTFFGVKTLPKLNNDSPAARRYVIESAVYWLEEFGIDGFRLDHAQGPSHDFWTDYYTAVKKANPDSLHFGEIVEPPTTLLSYEGVLDGVLDFNALQMIRRLFAYGSLDAAGFEQFQAAHENFFTGKNFSRFSFLDNHDMNRFLWAAQGDTRRLKQAAVCQFTLGATPIVYYGTEVGLSQQRDIRQGDFGILEESRLPMIWDATKRDNDLLAFYKMLIGLRKKSTALRMGTRSAFCVDPATGRYGFLRRGGSETILVAFNVSDEPQVIDLPSVTWVDAFSEAQVSRRATIEPRGFLLAKQAENQGKKTDSQTTKQV; this is encoded by the coding sequence ATGGCAGCGGTCAATCCACAGGCATCCACCAATGGGATGGATGCTGTATTCGTCAGCATGAGCGATTTTATTTTTGGGACGTTAGCAACCGACGACCTCCGACTTGCCAGCCTCCGGCAAGCCGCCGCTGGATTGCTCCATGATCAGACCATCCTCCCCCGCGACCCGAAACCGCAGCAGCCGCTCACCATCCATGCCAGCGCCGGACCAGATGCGGCGGTGAACGATGTGTTCATCCATTACACAACCGATGGCAGCCTCCCGGAGATCGGTGGGGGGACAACGCGCACTGTTGCCGCCATGCGGGCGGGGACAACATGGGACACCTTCTTATGGGGCTATGTCCGCCATTACAGCGGTGAGATTCCCGGACAGCCAGAGGGGACGATCCTTCGCTATCGGCTCAGCGGGGTCACTGCCGATGGGCAGCGCCTATGGGCCCAAGACAGCATGAAACGCGGCGTCTTTTCGGTGGCGGTGGATCGCTACCGCGTCCCTGCGTGGGTGCAAGATGCCGTGATCTATCATATCTTTGTGGATCGCTTCGCCCCATCCTATGGGCGCGAGTTCGCCTCCCCCCAAAAACTTGATGGCTTCTTTGGCGGCACCCTGCGCGGCATTACCGAACACCTCGATTACCTTGCCGATCTCGGTGTGAACACCCTCTGGCTCTCACCGCTCATGCCTAGCCCCTCCCATCACGGCTATGATTCCACCAACTTTCGCGGCATCGAGCCGCGCTATGGGACAAAATCAGATTTGAAGGCGCTGATCAGCGAGATTCACCGCCGAGGGATGCGCATTCTTCTCGACTTTGTGCCGAACCATACCTCGAACACCCATCCCTTTTTTGAATCTGCCCTCGCCAACCCCGAATCGCCCTACGCCTCGTATTACACCTTTACCAACCACCCCGACGAATACGACACTTTTTTTGGGGTGAAAACCCTCCCCAAGCTCAACAATGATTCCCCTGCCGCCCGCCGCTATGTCATTGAGAGCGCCGTCTATTGGTTGGAGGAATTCGGCATTGATGGCTTCCGGTTAGATCACGCCCAAGGACCCAGCCACGATTTTTGGACGGATTACTACACGGCGGTGAAGAAAGCGAACCCCGACAGCCTCCATTTCGGCGAGATTGTCGAACCGCCCACCACGCTGCTCAGTTACGAGGGCGTCCTCGATGGGGTCTTGGATTTCAACGCCTTGCAAATGATCCGCCGCTTGTTCGCCTATGGGTCGCTGGATGCTGCTGGCTTTGAGCAGTTTCAGGCGGCACATGAAAATTTCTTCACAGGCAAAAACTTTTCGCGCTTTAGTTTCCTTGATAACCACGACATGAATCGCTTCCTGTGGGCGGCGCAAGGGGATACCCGCCGTTTGAAACAGGCGGCAGTCTGCCAATTCACCCTCGGCGCGACGCCCATCGTCTATTACGGAACAGAGGTTGGGCTGAGCCAGCAGCGCGATATTCGGCAAGGCGACTTTGGTATCTTGGAGGAGTCTCGCCTGCCGATGATTTGGGACGCCACCAAGCGCGATAACGACCTTCTCGCCTTCTACAAAATGCTGATCGGGCTGCGCAAAAAATCCACCGCCTTGCGGATGGGGACGCGCTCCGCCTTTTGTGTAGACCCGGCGACGGGGCGCTATGGATTCCTCAGGCGTGGCGGCTCCGAGACAATCTTGGTTGCCTTCAACGTCTCCGATGAGCCGCAGGTGATCGATCTGCCTAGCGTGACGTGGGTCGATGCCTTCAGCGAAGCGCAGGTCTCGCGGCGGGCAACCATCGAACCACGCGGCTTTTTGCTGGCAAAACAGGCAGAAAATCAGGGCAAAAAGACCGATTCGCAGACGACGAAGCAGGTTTGA
- a CDS encoding trypsin-like peptidase domain-containing protein, whose amino-acid sequence MVRLIRRVFLAWLVIVNLIIPLPTQHTHAQSAFDPENTRRATVQILQVFTNPVGATVITCVGSGTLVSTDGLILTNAHVVLPIGGCRSERLIIALTIRLDEAPVPTYYAEVVNYNIGWDLAVLRITDTIDDLPVNRAALALPFVELGDSEAVRLDSTLEFVGYAAPEREATAEAVSSIVRGTVSGFTAEARVGNRAWIKTRAAIPGGMTGGGAYDITTGHLIGIPTVEPVSSGGAEGEQPTCRRIQDSNGDGRVDTNDVCIPVSGFINAMRPARLARGLILAARLGITPDFQQPLTLGGQREGDPTFARLFFASGVDLGGMPTTIVQAVPTGISSLYLFFDYANMTDGMIYEMRVLRDGLADPTFSLAPATWSGGGTGLWYIGSTAQVYPNGEYEFLLFIEGVRVASAAISVGGVAEARPEFSNIVFGVLSLENQLVSAGNVLPVSPTINAEFAYNNLRDGLTWRQVWYFDGLEIANGVGTWTGGANGKLAVNASGTPEIPLQAGRYRLELSIEERLAATADFIMAGAQIAYNTEIFTNLTFATELNGRGEPSGVVGTTLPDTVQQMYALFDWRDVAVGTPFTWRWTVDNNPLFEVTQPWQESLIGSQGWVRLTAPARLPSGSYKLELLLAGEVKGAVTARVGLGQLPVEIFRVAEGATLRGTILDAETKAGIFGATIIILKVEVDVRDFTWQMSEVYGIAFTDSEGNFAMTTPLVREEIYSIIVTAGGYLPMASDGLAVPQDPNTPFELRLEMNRD is encoded by the coding sequence ATGGTTAGGCTCATTAGGCGTGTGTTTTTGGCGTGGTTGGTGATTGTCAACCTCATCATACCCCTTCCTACCCAACACACCCACGCCCAGAGCGCCTTTGACCCCGAAAACACCCGCCGTGCCACTGTCCAGATTTTACAGGTGTTCACCAACCCTGTCGGGGCAACGGTCATCACCTGTGTGGGGTCGGGGACACTCGTCAGCACTGACGGGTTGATCCTGACAAACGCCCATGTGGTGCTGCCCATTGGCGGCTGCCGCTCAGAACGGCTGATTATCGCCCTCACCATTCGCTTGGACGAAGCGCCCGTACCCACCTATTATGCAGAGGTGGTCAATTACAACATTGGGTGGGATTTAGCCGTCTTGCGCATCACCGATACGATTGATGATCTCCCTGTGAATCGGGCGGCGCTAGCACTCCCCTTTGTAGAATTGGGCGATTCTGAGGCGGTGCGCTTGGACAGCACCCTTGAATTCGTTGGCTATGCGGCGCCCGAACGAGAGGCAACGGCGGAGGCGGTGAGCAGCATTGTGCGCGGTACAGTGAGCGGCTTCACCGCCGAGGCACGGGTGGGAAATCGGGCATGGATCAAAACCCGTGCTGCCATTCCGGGCGGCATGACGGGGGGCGGCGCTTATGACATTACGACGGGGCACTTGATCGGTATTCCCACCGTTGAACCGGTCAGCAGCGGCGGCGCTGAGGGGGAACAGCCCACTTGCCGACGTATTCAGGATTCTAACGGCGATGGGCGTGTCGATACAAACGATGTATGTATTCCGGTCAGCGGCTTTATCAATGCGATGCGTCCTGCACGTCTGGCACGCGGACTGATCCTCGCCGCCCGCTTGGGTATCACCCCCGACTTTCAGCAGCCGCTGACCCTCGGCGGGCAGCGGGAGGGCGATCCGACCTTTGCCCGCCTGTTTTTTGCCTCTGGCGTTGATCTGGGCGGGATGCCAACGACAATTGTTCAAGCCGTCCCAACGGGAATCAGCAGCCTTTACCTCTTTTTTGATTACGCCAACATGACCGATGGGATGATCTACGAGATGCGCGTCCTGCGCGATGGGCTTGCCGACCCCACCTTCAGTCTTGCGCCAGCAACATGGAGCGGCGGCGGAACGGGCTTGTGGTACATCGGCAGTACGGCGCAGGTCTATCCCAACGGGGAGTATGAGTTTTTGTTGTTTATCGAAGGGGTGCGCGTTGCCTCGGCTGCTATCAGCGTGGGCGGTGTGGCAGAGGCACGCCCAGAGTTTTCCAACATTGTCTTTGGTGTGCTGAGTCTGGAAAATCAATTGGTTAGCGCAGGAAACGTCCTCCCCGTCAGCCCGACAATTAACGCCGAATTTGCCTACAACAACCTCCGTGATGGGCTGACATGGCGGCAGGTGTGGTATTTCGACGGCTTAGAGATTGCCAATGGGGTTGGCACATGGACGGGCGGAGCCAATGGGAAACTTGCCGTGAACGCCAGTGGAACACCCGAAATACCTCTTCAGGCGGGGCGCTACCGTCTTGAACTCTCTATTGAAGAACGTCTAGCGGCGACGGCGGATTTTATCATGGCGGGGGCGCAGATTGCCTATAACACAGAAATTTTCACGAACCTGACCTTTGCCACAGAATTGAATGGACGTGGTGAGCCAAGTGGCGTGGTCGGAACAACGCTCCCCGACACCGTTCAACAGATGTACGCTCTCTTTGATTGGCGTGATGTTGCCGTTGGAACGCCCTTCACATGGCGCTGGACAGTGGATAACAATCCCCTCTTTGAAGTTACTCAGCCATGGCAAGAATCCTTGATCGGATCGCAGGGGTGGGTGCGCCTGACTGCGCCGGCCCGCTTGCCAAGTGGCTCATACAAGCTGGAACTGTTGCTTGCCGGCGAAGTGAAGGGCGCGGTGACGGCACGGGTGGGTTTGGGACAGCTTCCGGTAGAGATTTTCCGTGTGGCAGAAGGGGCAACCCTGCGCGGGACAATCCTTGATGCGGAGACGAAAGCGGGAATTTTCGGGGCGACAATCATTATCCTTAAGGTGGAGGTCGATGTCCGCGACTTCACATGGCAAATGTCCGAGGTGTATGGGATCGCTTTCACCGATTCGGAGGGAAATTTCGCCATGACCACTCCGCTTGTCCGCGAGGAAATCTATAGCATCATTGTCACAGCGGGGGGATACCTCCCGATGGCGTCGGATGGTTTAGCTGTTCCCCAAGACCCAAACACACCCTTTGAACTGCGATTGGAGATGAATCGCGATTGA
- a CDS encoding tetratricopeptide repeat protein, with translation MTNGTSEPDPLSEVKTCLSQALQSYRKVNLDDGIALCRRAIELAVASADPTRDALIDIARRRIVECLDRANRFAEAIQEIEVWTAATPRTEGRAEALALRARLTYRQGDPVGALRYIEEGIRLAEAVSYQPGMGMLLRIRADLLWMQGNIETALGVAQQALAIYEGLDDLDGRARTLNSVSAVYHMMGNHHRSIKYALRAVSILEAIQDVTGLRVVYSNLGESYQRLYAMEKALYYHEKAMALSGSAVHADLIRNLGVDLVAVGRVEEGLGRLREALAISRNIKENDMIMQSLHSLSEALLGTGAVTEAHSLAQEALDMATPINAPRHIIRARLNLGRAAHTAGEKEKAQDHLHEGFIVAQNANDKTMIWQAHAALAEVLSADQPEIARVHAGIAADMINIMLNSIEDDALQQTFRTAPPIAKVLGMIAPPRRTRPLTTY, from the coding sequence ATGACGAACGGAACATCCGAACCCGACCCTCTAAGTGAGGTAAAGACATGCCTCAGCCAAGCACTCCAAAGCTATCGCAAAGTCAATCTTGATGATGGGATCGCCCTTTGCCGCCGCGCCATTGAGCTTGCCGTAGCAAGCGCTGATCCAACCCGCGATGCGCTCATCGATATCGCCCGCCGCCGGATCGTTGAATGTTTGGATCGCGCCAACCGCTTTGCCGAGGCAATTCAAGAAATTGAGGTGTGGACTGCCGCTACCCCCCGCACCGAGGGACGCGCCGAAGCGCTGGCGCTTCGGGCACGGCTCACCTACCGTCAGGGCGATCCTGTTGGGGCGCTGCGCTATATAGAAGAAGGGATTCGCCTTGCTGAGGCAGTCTCCTACCAACCAGGGATGGGGATGCTGCTCCGTATTCGCGCCGACCTTCTCTGGATGCAAGGGAACATCGAGACGGCGTTGGGGGTGGCGCAACAGGCGCTTGCCATTTATGAAGGGCTGGATGATCTTGACGGGCGAGCGCGAACGCTCAACAGCGTCTCGGCTGTCTATCACATGATGGGCAACCACCACCGCTCAATCAAATATGCCCTCCGTGCGGTCTCCATCCTTGAGGCAATCCAAGATGTCACCGGACTGCGCGTTGTCTACAGCAACCTCGGGGAATCGTACCAGCGCTTGTATGCGATGGAAAAAGCGTTGTATTACCACGAAAAGGCGATGGCGCTAAGCGGTTCTGCCGTCCATGCTGACCTGATCCGCAATTTGGGTGTTGATCTCGTCGCCGTTGGGCGTGTGGAGGAAGGTCTGGGACGCCTCCGCGAGGCGCTCGCCATTTCGCGCAATATCAAAGAAAACGACATGATCATGCAGTCCCTTCACAGCCTATCTGAGGCACTGCTTGGCACAGGGGCGGTGACAGAGGCGCACAGCTTGGCACAAGAAGCGCTCGATATGGCAACGCCCATCAATGCCCCCCGCCATATCATCCGGGCGCGGCTGAACTTGGGACGGGCGGCACACACGGCGGGCGAGAAAGAGAAGGCACAAGACCACCTTCATGAAGGGTTTATCGTCGCCCAAAATGCCAATGACAAAACGATGATCTGGCAGGCGCACGCCGCCCTTGCCGAGGTGTTGAGCGCTGATCAGCCAGAGATTGCCCGCGTTCATGCTGGCATTGCCGCCGATATGATCAACATCATGCTCAATTCAATTGAGGACGACGCCCTTCAACAGACCTTTCGCACCGCGCCGCCCATCGCCAAAGTCTTAGGGATGATCGCCCCGCCGCGACGCACACGCCCGTTGACGACGTACTAG
- the rsmG gene encoding 16S rRNA (guanine(527)-N(7))-methyltransferase RsmG yields MQLEKLTAAARDMFGVDLSAEQRTAFALYAEELIAWNKARANLTAITDPEGIEIRHFLDSLSILRAVNVPPNARVIDVGTGAGFPGLPLKIIQPSLQLALLEATGKKIAFLEHLVGALKISGVSFVNLRAEEAGQAAAHRESYDLVLARAVAHMPILVEYLLPLCKLGGKCIAMKGESAIAEAHHAENALRVLGGKLLNVHPVELPGVAETHYLVVFGKVAATPPGFPRKPGIPSKKPL; encoded by the coding sequence ATGCAACTTGAAAAACTGACAGCGGCTGCCCGCGATATGTTTGGGGTTGACCTCTCGGCGGAACAGCGGACGGCATTCGCCCTTTATGCCGAGGAATTGATCGCGTGGAACAAGGCGCGGGCAAACCTCACAGCGATCACCGATCCAGAAGGCATCGAAATCCGCCACTTCCTTGACTCGCTGTCCATCCTTCGCGCCGTGAACGTCCCTCCCAACGCCCGCGTGATCGATGTCGGGACGGGAGCGGGCTTTCCGGGTCTGCCGCTGAAGATTATCCAGCCAAGCCTTCAGCTTGCCCTCTTGGAGGCAACGGGGAAAAAGATCGCCTTTCTGGAACATCTTGTGGGGGCGCTGAAGATCAGCGGTGTCTCGTTCGTTAACCTGCGGGCGGAGGAAGCCGGACAAGCAGCGGCGCACCGCGAAAGTTACGATCTTGTCTTGGCGCGGGCAGTGGCGCATATGCCAATCTTGGTCGAATATCTGCTGCCGCTGTGCAAACTAGGCGGCAAGTGCATCGCCATGAAGGGTGAGAGCGCCATTGCCGAGGCGCACCATGCCGAAAACGCCCTCCGTGTTTTGGGAGGAAAATTGCTGAACGTTCATCCGGTGGAACTCCCAGGCGTTGCCGAGACTCATTACCTTGTCGTTTTTGGCAAGGTGGCGGCAACCCCGCCGGGCTTTCCCCGCAAGCCGGGGATACCAAGCAAAAAACCACTGTAG
- a CDS encoding PHP domain-containing protein, with amino-acid sequence MPSLRIDLHMHSTASDGVYTPEEVVEIALTNALDVIALTDHDTTDGVARAQAAAEGTPLRVIAGVELSAEDTRADRHILGYFVDLRDTALSRLLNELRDARVSRVVRILNNLERMGISVPIENVLSIAEKGGGRSVLGRPHIARAMLSLGHVGSIQEAFDRYIGDSKPAYEAHHPLPSAEAIRAIHEAGGVAVMAHPGRYSDYRPYLAEMISEGLDGVEVYYPEHPASLINELRAKAAEHNLWMTVGSDFHRREGDGKARIGSVAFPNDLNVITLLRQRGVIP; translated from the coding sequence ATGCCCTCTCTACGGATCGATCTTCATATGCACAGCACCGCCTCAGACGGGGTTTATACCCCCGAAGAGGTGGTTGAGATCGCCCTGACCAATGCACTCGATGTGATTGCCCTCACCGACCACGACACAACGGATGGTGTGGCACGGGCGCAAGCCGCCGCTGAGGGAACGCCTCTGCGGGTCATTGCCGGCGTCGAATTGAGCGCCGAGGATACACGGGCAGATCGGCATATCTTGGGCTATTTTGTCGATTTGCGCGATACAGCGTTGAGTCGCCTTTTGAACGAATTGCGCGATGCTCGTGTCAGCCGCGTCGTGCGGATTCTGAACAACCTTGAACGGATGGGGATTTCCGTCCCCATTGAGAATGTCCTAAGCATTGCCGAAAAAGGTGGCGGGCGATCTGTCTTGGGCAGACCCCACATTGCACGGGCGATGCTCAGTTTGGGACATGTGGGATCAATCCAAGAGGCGTTTGATCGCTACATTGGCGATAGTAAGCCCGCCTATGAAGCCCATCACCCGCTGCCTTCTGCCGAGGCAATCCGTGCCATTCACGAAGCGGGCGGGGTGGCGGTCATGGCGCATCCCGGACGGTACAGCGATTATCGCCCCTACCTAGCGGAAATGATCAGTGAGGGGCTGGACGGGGTGGAAGTCTATTACCCCGAACACCCCGCCTCGCTGATTAACGAACTGCGGGCAAAAGCAGCCGAACACAACCTATGGATGACCGTCGGAAGCGATTTCCACCGCCGTGAAGGGGATGGCAAAGCGCGGATCGGCTCGGTGGCGTTTCCAAACGATTTGAACGTGATCACGCTCCTACGGCAGCGCGGCGTGATCCCTTAA
- a CDS encoding HEAT repeat domain-containing protein, producing MTNDTPINDITGYEPRLSEAHSQEGARRLSLRAIATMLNTLPPESIALDVAEAALRSPSFFVRYGAASLLEKRGDRDARLVFERVLSNGETPARASVARHLGGFSYSSIQPLIERALGDPEEAVREGVIYSLCEIGEPHAYERLAAALEKETDNVRFAAAWGLRENGDPLAVPALAAALKASDPDIRVMVLEALGVNGSPQAISVTRAALLDPDPDVQYAAALTLLELSGEYALPELIAMIAEWRGGAREAILRGLFHATNYLGIDLTNNDQTPELINVLRTVLDDPDPTPRKAAVWLLSWIRVAETTIMIDDLYEREDDPAVRAHIVRVAVSLMTPRAEAILEAALNAPQEIVRDTALQIMAARRTGNVSTFDETDTKRHGLLTPRLGDEEIG from the coding sequence ATGACAAACGACACACCGATCAATGACATCACCGGATATGAGCCACGCCTTTCCGAGGCACACAGCCAAGAGGGAGCGCGGCGGCTCTCCCTGCGGGCAATAGCGACCATGCTCAACACGCTCCCCCCAGAGTCGATTGCGCTGGATGTGGCAGAGGCGGCGCTGCGCAGCCCATCCTTTTTCGTCCGTTATGGGGCAGCATCGTTGTTGGAAAAACGAGGGGATCGGGATGCACGGTTGGTCTTTGAGCGCGTCCTTTCCAATGGTGAAACGCCGGCACGGGCATCGGTGGCGCGGCACTTGGGAGGCTTCAGCTACAGCAGCATCCAGCCCCTCATAGAGCGAGCGCTAGGCGACCCTGAAGAGGCTGTGCGCGAAGGCGTGATCTATTCCCTGTGCGAGATAGGCGAGCCGCACGCCTATGAACGTCTGGCGGCGGCACTTGAAAAGGAGACCGATAACGTCCGTTTTGCGGCGGCGTGGGGGCTGCGCGAAAATGGCGACCCGCTGGCAGTTCCGGCGCTGGCAGCGGCATTGAAGGCAAGCGACCCTGATATTCGGGTTATGGTCTTGGAGGCATTGGGCGTCAACGGCAGCCCGCAAGCCATATCGGTAACGCGAGCGGCGCTCCTTGATCCCGATCCTGATGTGCAGTATGCGGCAGCGCTCACGCTGCTTGAACTAAGCGGCGAGTATGCCCTTCCCGAACTGATCGCTATGATCGCGGAGTGGCGGGGAGGCGCACGAGAGGCAATTTTACGCGGCTTGTTCCATGCGACGAATTATTTAGGGATTGACCTCACCAACAACGACCAAACCCCAGAGTTAATCAACGTTCTGCGCACAGTCTTGGACGATCCCGATCCCACCCCACGCAAGGCGGCGGTTTGGCTGCTCTCGTGGATTCGTGTGGCGGAGACAACCATCATGATTGATGATCTCTATGAACGGGAGGACGATCCGGCGGTGCGGGCGCATATCGTCCGCGTCGCCGTTAGTCTGATGACCCCGCGTGCCGAGGCAATTTTAGAGGCGGCGCTAAACGCTCCACAGGAAATCGTCCGCGATACGGCGCTTCAGATTATGGCGGCACGGCGGACGGGAAACGTCTCCACCTTTGACGAGACGGATACAAAGCGGCACGGCTTGCTCACCCCGCGTTTGGGCGATGAGGAGATCGGCTGA
- a CDS encoding response regulator transcription factor produces MNILILGDDVKSVNILTFILRQEGYDVSSIVDPAQIERVWTDQLTDLLILDEAEIDGNLIRQIEMIRGGSSVAMMLLSPPVDEYDLISAYEAGIDDFLVKPYSYQLFLAHVNAQLRRARTVPSSLVPNLTAANVSLDPERHTVTLPNGNSKQLTNLEFRLMYSLVVNRGHVLSTETLIEKVWGYTGEGDKNLLKSLISRLRSKVETTRDPKLITTVPGVGYMFSPD; encoded by the coding sequence GTGAACATTCTAATCCTCGGTGATGATGTAAAATCGGTCAACATCCTAACCTTCATCCTCCGCCAAGAGGGTTATGATGTTTCCAGCATTGTTGATCCGGCACAGATTGAACGGGTGTGGACGGATCAACTAACCGACTTATTGATCCTTGATGAGGCAGAGATCGACGGGAATTTGATCCGGCAAATTGAGATGATTCGGGGGGGATCGTCAGTGGCGATGATGCTGCTCTCGCCGCCTGTTGATGAATATGACCTAATTAGTGCTTACGAAGCGGGGATTGATGATTTCCTCGTTAAGCCTTACAGTTACCAACTCTTTCTTGCCCATGTCAACGCTCAACTGCGGCGGGCGCGTACTGTCCCTAGCTCGCTTGTTCCCAATCTGACAGCGGCGAATGTCAGCCTTGATCCCGAACGACATACCGTCACGCTGCCCAACGGGAATTCAAAACAGTTGACAAACCTTGAATTTCGCCTAATGTACAGCTTGGTCGTCAACCGAGGGCATGTCCTCAGCACAGAAACCCTCATAGAGAAGGTGTGGGGGTATACGGGCGAGGGAGACAAAAACCTGCTCAAGAGTTTGATTAGTCGTCTGCGCAGCAAAGTGGAAACCACCCGCGACCCAAAACTGATCACCACCGTCCCCGGTGTTGGTTATATGTTCAGCCCCGATTAA
- a CDS encoding stage V sporulation protein S → MVDIIKVSARSRSTAVAGAIAGVVREHKRAEIQAIGAGAVNQAIKAAAIARGYLADDGIDVICIPYFTEVIIEEQERTALRLIIEPRIVTE, encoded by the coding sequence ATGGTAGATATTATTAAAGTCTCTGCGCGGTCTCGCTCAACGGCAGTTGCCGGGGCAATTGCAGGGGTAGTACGTGAACATAAACGGGCGGAAATACAAGCAATTGGCGCTGGGGCGGTCAATCAGGCGATCAAGGCGGCTGCCATTGCACGGGGCTATCTTGCTGATGACGGGATTGATGTCATTTGCATCCCTTACTTTACAGAAGTGATCATTGAGGAACAAGAGCGCACCGCGCTGCGATTGATCATTGAACCACGCATTGTCACGGAGTAG